In a genomic window of Glaciimonas sp. PCH181:
- a CDS encoding aromatic ring-hydroxylating dioxygenase subunit alpha, translated as MNDMVMGAHTGEAGAKDSFTLASGLGTGPVAVDSYISPEFFELERKRVFGRSWLHVGRIDQLPQKDSYFVKEIEICKASVLVTRNEEGKVQAFHNVCSHRGNLVVTDDCGESSRFRCAYHGWTYQSDGSLAGVPDHKNFFDLNKKKCGLTAIATDVWEGWIFVNMQREPEISLKDFLGSYGESFAGVPYGKDHQTLVIEARFDANWKLIMDAFSESYHVPAIHPATLAPGFSHAVHNKYARPLSGQTFGLHCAWSAYGNPEYAPPPNSEVERLACKVDTGGLLGSDFSEEVLQLRAHPAVNPTKEACWSADVTAIFPNFNIDYSTGGYWTHEFWPVAHNKTHWILTIRIPAATSVRHRLQLEHYAARWGEIVLEDVTNCERIQKGLESGAKDVMYLQDGEFMIRHMQETLRKWVNAETVAEAMK; from the coding sequence CGTCGGGCTTGGGAACCGGACCGGTCGCTGTAGATTCGTACATCTCGCCGGAATTTTTTGAACTGGAAAGAAAGCGCGTTTTTGGCAGATCTTGGTTGCACGTAGGCCGGATTGATCAACTTCCTCAAAAAGATAGTTATTTCGTTAAGGAAATTGAGATATGTAAAGCATCGGTGTTGGTCACACGCAATGAGGAAGGGAAAGTACAGGCCTTCCACAATGTGTGTTCTCATCGAGGCAACTTGGTTGTAACGGATGATTGTGGGGAAAGTAGTCGTTTTCGTTGTGCTTATCACGGCTGGACATATCAGAGCGATGGGAGTTTGGCGGGTGTGCCGGACCATAAAAATTTCTTTGATCTGAATAAAAAGAAATGTGGCCTGACAGCAATCGCGACCGACGTTTGGGAGGGCTGGATATTCGTTAATATGCAGCGCGAGCCCGAGATTAGTCTGAAAGATTTTTTAGGGTCTTACGGGGAATCATTCGCTGGAGTGCCCTATGGAAAAGATCATCAAACGCTCGTGATCGAGGCGCGCTTTGATGCCAATTGGAAATTGATTATGGACGCCTTCTCGGAGTCCTACCATGTGCCGGCAATTCACCCTGCCACGCTGGCACCGGGCTTCTCGCATGCAGTGCATAACAAATATGCAAGGCCTTTGAGCGGGCAAACCTTTGGTCTGCATTGTGCGTGGTCGGCTTACGGCAATCCGGAATATGCCCCTCCTCCCAACTCGGAAGTCGAGCGATTAGCTTGCAAGGTCGACACCGGTGGATTGCTGGGCAGTGATTTCAGCGAGGAAGTCCTGCAATTAAGAGCCCATCCGGCGGTGAATCCGACCAAAGAAGCCTGTTGGTCGGCAGACGTCACCGCGATTTTTCCGAATTTTAATATCGACTACTCGACAGGCGGCTACTGGACCCATGAATTTTGGCCCGTCGCCCACAATAAGACGCATTGGATTCTGACCATCCGCATACCAGCCGCAACCTCGGTACGGCACAGGTTGCAACTGGAGCATTACGCGGCACGTTGGGGTGAAATTGTATTGGAAGATGTGACCAACTGCGAGCGCATCCAGAAAGGGCTTGAATCTGGGGCCAAGGACGTGATGTATTTGCAGGACGGCGAATTCATGATTCGACATATGCAGGAAACCTTGCGCAAATGGGTCAATGCGGAAACGGTCGCTGAAGCGATGAAGTGA
- the mutL gene encoding DNA mismatch repair endonuclease MutL has product MNAPLPSPRPIQPLPDNLISQIAAGEVVERPSAVVKELLENALDAGATQITVRLEQGGIKRIAITDNGRGILPEQLPLALARHATSKITSLHDLENVATLGFRGEALASIASVSQLTLTSRTADAAHASEIDGSTLIVTPSSGAQGSTVNVQDLYFNTPARRKFLKSDQTEYGHCAEVVRRIALSRPDVAFSLTHNGKAVDHWNITESAKRSASILGTEFAEARLVLDESAGPLRLHGFVGLPTASKARGDAQYFYVNGRFVRDKVLMHAVRAAYQDVLHGDRFPSYVLALDLDPALVDVNVHPSKIEVRFRDSRSIHQFIYHAVNRALAHTSATSFGTTPAPLPSPSGAMPWMRGSEEHLQAILQPQQPQLQGTFGARFGGNSGLGVSQTAANYGALFANDTSISVAPSQDSSIATTDTLPTNGEFPLGFALAQLHGIYILAQNIKGLVLIDMHAAHERILYEQLKNALDENAMQVQPLLIPVTFYADGVEVGTAEENQEILHALGFDIAAMSPTTLAVRAVPALLKNADAQTLARDVLRDVREYGGSRVLVERRNEMLGTLACHTAVRANRNLTAPEMNALLRQMEATDRADQCNHGRPTWTQLALSDLDKLFLRGQ; this is encoded by the coding sequence ATGAACGCACCATTGCCCTCCCCTCGCCCAATTCAGCCGCTTCCTGATAATCTTATTTCTCAAATCGCCGCGGGCGAAGTCGTAGAGCGACCGTCCGCAGTTGTCAAAGAATTACTAGAAAACGCGTTGGATGCGGGCGCGACCCAGATCACCGTCCGACTCGAACAAGGCGGCATAAAACGCATCGCGATTACAGACAATGGGCGCGGTATCTTGCCAGAACAGCTGCCACTGGCGCTAGCCCGCCACGCCACCTCCAAAATCACGTCGCTGCACGATCTTGAGAATGTAGCAACACTGGGTTTTCGCGGCGAGGCGCTGGCCTCCATTGCGTCGGTATCCCAGCTAACACTGACATCGCGCACCGCCGATGCCGCCCATGCTTCTGAAATCGATGGCAGCACGCTGATCGTGACGCCCTCCTCTGGCGCGCAAGGCAGCACGGTGAACGTGCAGGATTTATATTTCAACACGCCAGCGCGGCGCAAGTTTCTAAAGTCAGATCAAACCGAATACGGCCATTGCGCCGAGGTCGTCCGCCGCATCGCGCTGTCACGGCCAGATGTCGCGTTTTCTCTGACGCACAACGGCAAAGCCGTCGATCACTGGAATATCACCGAAAGCGCCAAACGCAGCGCCAGCATCCTCGGTACTGAATTTGCCGAAGCCAGATTAGTCTTGGACGAAAGCGCCGGTCCTTTGCGCTTGCATGGCTTCGTCGGCTTGCCGACCGCCTCCAAAGCCCGTGGCGACGCCCAGTATTTCTACGTCAATGGACGTTTTGTGCGCGACAAAGTGCTAATGCATGCAGTACGTGCCGCTTACCAGGATGTATTGCACGGGGATCGTTTTCCGTCCTATGTTTTGGCGCTCGATCTTGATCCGGCGCTGGTCGATGTCAACGTTCACCCCTCTAAAATTGAAGTGCGTTTTAGAGATAGCCGTTCGATTCATCAATTCATTTATCACGCCGTCAACCGCGCACTAGCGCATACGTCCGCAACGTCATTCGGTACAACGCCAGCGCCACTGCCATCACCCAGCGGTGCAATGCCGTGGATGCGCGGGTCCGAGGAACATCTGCAAGCTATTTTGCAACCGCAACAGCCACAATTGCAAGGCACGTTTGGCGCGCGCTTTGGCGGCAACAGCGGCCTTGGCGTTAGCCAGACCGCCGCCAACTATGGCGCGTTATTTGCGAATGACACGTCAATATCGGTCGCCCCATCGCAAGATAGTAGTATCGCGACCACCGATACCTTGCCGACTAACGGTGAATTTCCACTCGGTTTTGCGTTGGCCCAATTGCATGGCATTTACATCCTCGCGCAGAATATCAAAGGATTAGTATTAATCGATATGCATGCCGCGCATGAACGGATTTTGTACGAGCAATTAAAAAATGCGCTCGACGAAAATGCGATGCAAGTCCAGCCGCTCTTGATCCCGGTCACGTTTTATGCCGATGGCGTAGAAGTCGGCACCGCAGAAGAAAATCAAGAAATCCTGCATGCATTGGGATTCGACATCGCCGCCATGTCGCCAACTACTTTAGCCGTACGAGCAGTGCCCGCGTTACTCAAAAATGCCGACGCCCAGACGCTGGCACGCGACGTACTGCGCGATGTGCGCGAATATGGCGGGTCACGCGTATTGGTAGAGCGCCGCAACGAAATGCTAGGCACGCTTGCCTGCCATACGGCAGTGCGCGCCAACCGCAATCTGACTGCGCCGGAAATGAACGCGCTGTTGCGCCAGATGGAGGCCACCGACCGCGCCGACCAATGCAATCATGGCCGTCCGACCTGGACCCAACTGGCGCTCTCAGATCTGGATAAACTGTTCCTGCGCGGACAATAA
- a CDS encoding rubredoxin: MTKWQCAVCGFEYDEREGMPDHGIVAGTRWSDVPESWECPDCGVGKADFDMVEIA; encoded by the coding sequence ATGACTAAATGGCAATGTGCAGTGTGTGGTTTTGAATATGATGAGCGAGAAGGGATGCCAGATCACGGAATCGTAGCTGGCACCCGTTGGAGTGACGTTCCAGAGAGTTGGGAGTGTCCCGATTGCGGTGTGGGGAAAGCAGACTTTGATATGGTGGAGATTGCATGA
- the miaA gene encoding tRNA (adenosine(37)-N6)-dimethylallyltransferase MiaA, with amino-acid sequence MSQTATKLPLVVAIMGPTASGKTAAALEIARHIPSEIISVDSALVYRGMDIGTAKPSAAERAAAPHHLIDIIEPTQSYSAMQFRESALTLIEEIHARGKLALLVGGTMLYFKALREGLDTLPQADPALRARLDAEAALIGVPGMHAKLALLDPITAERLKPNDSQRIQRALEIIELSGQTMSSLLTNSPPPQLPFDLLPIALEPSDRSVLHKRIAQRFDLMLNSQEGGLIAEVESLRARGDLHLGLPSMRCVGYRQTWEYLDGDYDFNEMREKGLAATRQLAKRQLTWLRAMPERIVIDCIGDSVAAKVLETVLNAREKR; translated from the coding sequence ATGAGCCAAACCGCAACAAAACTGCCCTTAGTCGTCGCCATCATGGGGCCCACTGCCTCCGGCAAAACTGCCGCCGCGTTAGAGATTGCACGCCATATCCCCTCAGAAATCATCTCGGTGGATTCCGCGCTGGTCTATCGCGGCATGGACATCGGCACCGCAAAACCGAGCGCCGCAGAACGCGCCGCCGCGCCACACCATTTGATTGACATCATCGAACCGACGCAATCATATTCAGCCATGCAATTTCGCGAAAGCGCGCTAACGTTGATCGAAGAAATCCACGCCCGCGGCAAACTAGCGCTGCTGGTCGGCGGCACAATGCTGTATTTCAAAGCCTTGCGAGAAGGTCTGGATACCCTGCCGCAAGCCGACCCGGCCTTACGCGCCCGCTTAGATGCCGAAGCCGCGCTGATCGGCGTGCCGGGCATGCACGCCAAACTCGCGCTGCTCGACCCGATCACCGCAGAACGCCTCAAACCCAACGACAGCCAACGCATTCAACGCGCCCTGGAAATCATCGAACTAAGCGGTCAGACCATGTCATCGCTGCTGACCAACAGTCCGCCTCCACAACTACCGTTCGACCTATTACCGATTGCGCTGGAACCGTCGGATCGCAGCGTCTTACATAAACGTATCGCGCAGCGCTTCGATTTGATGCTAAATAGCCAAGAAGGCGGCCTCATCGCAGAAGTAGAATCCCTACGTGCCCGCGGCGACCTGCATTTGGGCCTGCCGTCGATGCGCTGCGTAGGCTATCGCCAAACCTGGGAATACCTCGATGGCGACTACGATTTCAATGAAATGCGCGAAAAAGGCCTAGCCGCAACGCGACAACTTGCTAAACGGCAATTAACCTGGCTGCGCGCCATGCCGGAACGTATCGTTATCGACTGTATTGGGGATTCAGTAGCCGCGAAAGTGCTAGAAACAGTGCTAAATGCCCGGGAAAAGCGATGA
- a CDS encoding NAD(P)/FAD-dependent oxidoreductase, with protein MPPIIIVGSGLAGYTFAREFRKLDTATRLTIVSRDCGSFYSKPMLSTALQQKKDPSALASFSAIQMAEQLDAEILPFSAVTELDPTGRTIEVNQQKREYQALVLALGADQRTSNLSGTGVDDIVSVNDLADYIRFHGLLRNVSRVAILGAGLIGCEFANDLAIHGIKVVLVDPAPWPLSRFLPEQAGQLMTDSLAGIGVQLRMGSAPVAVDRIDNGYRVSLRGGDVIDVGLVLSAIGLVPRTALAHAAGLNIGLGIVTDACLRTSAEHIYALGDCVEVETLLLPYVMPIMHCARALAKTLSGNLSPVTYPIMPVVVKTPALPTILAAPLEKGGTWEVSYPDGGLRALYHNVDHTLGGFALMGSCVHEKGVLSKQMVA; from the coding sequence ATGCCGCCTATCATAATCGTTGGCAGCGGTCTGGCCGGATACACGTTTGCAAGGGAGTTTCGCAAGCTTGATACCGCCACCCGATTGACGATTGTTAGTCGGGATTGCGGCAGTTTTTACTCTAAACCGATGCTGTCTACGGCTTTACAGCAGAAAAAAGACCCCTCAGCACTTGCTAGTTTTTCTGCCATACAAATGGCCGAGCAGTTAGATGCTGAAATACTGCCCTTTAGCGCTGTGACAGAATTGGACCCGACGGGTCGGACCATCGAAGTTAATCAGCAGAAACGAGAATATCAGGCTTTGGTGCTAGCTTTAGGGGCCGACCAGCGCACATCAAATTTGTCAGGAACCGGTGTCGACGACATCGTGTCGGTGAACGATTTAGCGGATTACATCCGTTTCCACGGATTGCTTCGCAATGTCAGCCGGGTGGCGATTTTGGGCGCTGGTTTGATCGGATGTGAGTTCGCTAATGACCTGGCAATACATGGCATTAAAGTCGTATTGGTCGATCCTGCGCCATGGCCGTTGAGTCGATTTCTGCCGGAACAAGCGGGTCAATTAATGACCGACTCGCTCGCTGGCATCGGCGTCCAATTACGTATGGGCAGTGCGCCTGTAGCGGTTGATCGTATTGATAACGGATATCGTGTATCACTGCGCGGTGGTGATGTGATCGATGTAGGATTGGTTCTTTCGGCGATCGGATTGGTGCCGCGCACGGCGCTTGCTCACGCCGCCGGGCTTAACATTGGGCTTGGGATCGTTACCGATGCTTGTTTGCGCACTAGTGCGGAGCATATCTATGCATTGGGGGATTGTGTGGAGGTTGAAACCCTGCTGCTGCCGTATGTTATGCCTATCATGCATTGCGCTCGCGCATTGGCAAAAACGTTATCAGGAAATCTTAGCCCTGTGACCTATCCGATCATGCCCGTGGTTGTCAAGACACCGGCTTTGCCCACCATCTTGGCAGCTCCGTTAGAAAAAGGTGGAACGTGGGAGGTTAGTTATCCAGATGGCGGTCTGCGTGCGCTTTATCATAACGTCGACCATACACTGGGTGGATTTGCGCTGATGGGAAGCTGCGTCCATGAAAAAGGGGTGTTATCAAAGCAAATGGTAGCTTGA
- a CDS encoding tyrosine-type recombinase/integrase has translation MQELTLLKPSALKMLNQASVNANTFEAVAREWHANKIESWETRTAENVLNRLEKAIFPLIGKMPITDVKAPIMLDVLRQIEKRGALDMAKRQSQVCGQIFRYAIASGKAGIDPIPSLRGALKPGAKGHHAAITADGLPEFIRAFEQIEGRMYPPTRIMFGLMMLIFVRTSELTTTEWKEIDLEKEYWIIPWQRMKMGKKKLNPRKVDHHVFLPSRGWAMLRELHQYTGNNRYLFHNLRDHQKPATNFGILAAIKRMGYSGAMTGHGFRSLAMGVIKERLGYRHEVVDRQLSHASGDTYGEAYDRALFLDERKVMMQQYADYLGSVASGKVIAGKFGKAA, from the coding sequence ATGCAGGAATTGACCCTTCTCAAGCCAAGCGCATTGAAAATGCTTAACCAAGCATCAGTAAATGCAAACACTTTCGAAGCGGTAGCGCGGGAGTGGCACGCCAACAAAATTGAATCTTGGGAAACCCGGACGGCAGAAAATGTTCTCAATCGATTGGAAAAAGCTATTTTTCCGTTAATCGGAAAGATGCCAATCACTGACGTCAAAGCCCCCATCATGCTCGACGTATTGCGGCAGATCGAAAAACGTGGCGCCCTTGATATGGCGAAGCGACAAAGCCAGGTCTGTGGCCAGATATTTCGATATGCAATTGCGTCCGGCAAGGCAGGAATAGATCCGATTCCCAGTCTACGTGGCGCGCTCAAACCTGGCGCAAAGGGCCACCATGCCGCTATTACTGCGGACGGTCTTCCCGAATTTATTCGCGCCTTTGAGCAAATCGAAGGGCGAATGTACCCGCCGACCAGAATCATGTTCGGGCTAATGATGCTGATCTTCGTACGCACAAGCGAATTGACCACAACCGAGTGGAAAGAAATCGATCTTGAAAAAGAATATTGGATTATCCCTTGGCAGCGTATGAAAATGGGTAAAAAGAAGCTCAACCCGCGCAAGGTAGACCATCACGTATTTTTGCCAAGCCGGGGATGGGCCATGCTGAGAGAACTTCATCAGTACACCGGTAACAATAGGTATCTATTCCACAATCTGCGCGATCACCAGAAGCCGGCAACCAATTTCGGCATATTGGCAGCGATCAAGCGCATGGGGTACAGCGGTGCCATGACTGGACACGGCTTTAGGTCACTGGCCATGGGGGTGATTAAAGAGCGCTTGGGCTACCGTCATGAGGTCGTTGATCGTCAGCTATCACATGCTTCTGGCGATACCTACGGAGAGGCCTACGATCGCGCTCTTTTTCTTGATGAGCGCAAGGTGATGATGCAACAGTATGCTGATTATTTAGGTTCCGTCGCCAGCGGGAAGGTCATTGCCGGCAAATTCGGCAAGGCGGCATAG
- a CDS encoding Arm DNA-binding domain-containing protein, which translates to MSSDVVHLHPTFLRVFLRVPDHTLKLDTRKMPKLATPLTDIQPRTAKPKDKPYKLADGGGLYLLVNPGGSKYWRMGYRFAGTERLLAFGKYPQISLADARKARSAARDKINAGIDPSQAKRIENA; encoded by the coding sequence ATGTCATCCGATGTTGTCCATTTGCATCCAACATTTTTGCGGGTATTTTTGAGGGTACCGGACCATACTCTCAAACTAGATACCCGCAAAATGCCAAAGTTAGCCACCCCACTCACCGATATACAGCCAAGAACGGCCAAACCTAAGGACAAGCCTTATAAGCTGGCGGACGGCGGCGGCCTATATTTGTTGGTTAATCCCGGCGGTTCCAAGTATTGGCGTATGGGTTATCGCTTTGCGGGTACCGAGCGGTTACTTGCTTTCGGGAAGTACCCGCAAATTTCCCTTGCTGATGCCAGGAAAGCAAGATCTGCTGCGCGCGACAAAATTAATGCAGGAATTGACCCTTCTCAAGCCAAGCGCATTGAAAATGCTTAA